The following are encoded together in the Citrus sinensis cultivar Valencia sweet orange chromosome 1, DVS_A1.0, whole genome shotgun sequence genome:
- the LOC127903144 gene encoding uncharacterized protein LOC127903144, translating into MRPVIAVDGTHLKGLYRGTMFVATCLDGNNQLYLLAIGVMDSENNDAWEWFMTKLHGVIGDMPELVFISDRCTAIKRAVLKVFRLAVHGVCFYHVKGNVKPKFKMSKALWDEFEPAFINAVKTYGHEEFKKQLEGLWQLHADAADYLENNVSTCNWARSEFEGRRYSILTTNIAENVNSLLREPRKFPITHLVDHFRKTLQQWFYDRKITAESMSTRLTTWADEIVSDRRTLAERMTVRPVAQYRFHVLGGGIKEGIVDIREKTCSCRVFQLDQLVCAHAIAACITVCVDYISLCFEFYTQESLVTAYAQPVDPVGDMAYWEVPEEIRAMKVNPPIEAPLLGRRPELRIPSVGEDVDRRTIRCGRCNEVGHNRKKCKNPIASTRS; encoded by the coding sequence ATGAGGCCAGTGATTGCTGTGGATGGTACTCATCTAAAGGGGTTATACCGTGGAACTATGTTTGTTGCGACCTGCCTGGATGGAAACAACCAATTGTATCTGTTAGCCATTGGGGTTATGGATTCGGAAAACAATGATGCTTGGGAATGGTTTATGACGAAATTACATGGAGTAATTGGTGATATGCCGGAGTTGGTATTTATCTCAGACCGATGCACCGCGATCAAGAGAGCCGTTTTAAAAGTATTTCGCTTAGCTGTCcatggcgtttgtttttaccaTGTCAAAGGTAACGTTAAGCCAAAATTCAAGATGTCGAAAGCTCTTTGGGATGAATTTGAGCCTGCCTTCATAAACGCAGTGAAAACATATGGACacgaagaatttaaaaaacaactaGAGGGGTTGTGGCAACTCCACGCGGATGCAGCTGACTACTTAGAGAATAATGTTAGCACATGTAATTGGGCAAGGTCTGAGTTCGAAGGTAGAAGGTACAGTATTCTAACCACCAACATTGCAGAGAACGTGAATTCATTACTGAGGGAACCGAGGAAATTTCCTATAactcatcttgttgatcacttTAGGAAAACATTGCagcaatggttttatgataggAAAATTACGGCTGAGTCGATGAGTACTCGTCTAACAACGTGGGCAGACGAAATAGTCTCTGATAGGAGAACTTTGGCTGAAAGAATGACCGTTCGTCCTGTGGCTCAGTATCGATTTCATGTTTTGGGTGGTGGTATTAAAGAAGGGATAGTTGACATTCGTGAGAAGACTTGCTCCTGTAGAGTGTTCCAACTTGATCAGCTTGTTTGTGCACATGCAATTGCTGCTTGCATAACCGTGTGCGTGGATTACATAAGTCTTTGTTTCGAATTTTACACTCAGGAATCATTAGTGACGGCTTATGCACAACCAGTAGACCCTGTTGGCGACATGGCATATTGGGAGGTTCCTGAGGAAATTCGAGCAATGAAAGTTAACCCACCAATAGAAGCACCATTGCTCGGCCGTCGTCCAGAGCTCAGAATACCCTCTGTTGGTGAGGATGTTGACAGGAGAACTATAAGATGTGGCCGGTGCAACGAAGTGGGTCATAATCGAAAAAAGTGCAAAAATCCCATTGCATCGACACGAAGCTAA